Genomic DNA from Geothermobacter hydrogeniphilus:
CACTGTCGAGCGTCAACCCGTCCTCGCCGGCGGCGATGGTACCGTTGTTGACGACGCCGACACCGTCCTCGGTGCCGATCAGGCGGATGCGCCCGGCGTACATGCCGCCGAGGGCGGCGACGTCGATCGCCAGTTGCGGTTTATCCGTGCCGGATTGCGCTTCAATCGTTAAATCCGGATAACCAATTTTATTGACGCCGGTGACCAGGTTCAGGTCCCCGGCGTGGATCGCTCCATTGATATTCACCGCCCTGGCCAGCAGGTCGACCCGCTCTTCGCTCTGCAGTCCGTCGGCGCCGATGGTCAGTGTGCCCGCCCCTGTCTGCAGGCCGGAGAATGAGCCGTTGTCGTCAAACAGGGGGGTGCCGACGGCGAGGGTGGCGCGGCTGGTGTTGATGAAACCGCAGCCGTCGCAGGTGGCGCCGTTGGGGTTGGCGATGATCAGTTCGGCCCGCCGGCCGGCGATTTCGGCAAAGCCGCGCAGCGCGGAGGGATCACTGCCGGTCACTTCGTTGAGGATCAGCCGTGCCGCGCCGCCGGCAAGGTTCGGGTTGCCGGCGACGTAGCCGGCCAGCTCGGTCCGGGTGAGGGCGCGGGCATTGTTGAAGATCAACCCCTTGCGGTCGATGTCAAAGGAGCGGAACTGGTTGCGCGAAACCCCGTCGGCGCTCGGCGCGGTGATCCGTACCAGCGGCAGGCCGTTGGCGGTCCGGTCGAGGGTCGGCCGGCGGGACGCCTCGGCGTTCTGGTCGGGGATGGGCGCGGCCGCGGCGACAGCGGGCTGCAGCAGCAGGGCAGAGGTGAGCAGCAGGGCGAGCAGTTGGTGGATTGTTTTCATCGGTTGTTGACCTCTGGCAGAAGGAACCGGCTCCGCAGATGCCTGTCCCCGTTGATGAGTTCACACGGAGACAGTCCCTTTAAAGGAGAGGGACCGTCCCCTTCCCGCACCTCGAGCCTCGAACCTCGAACCTTGATCCTTGATCCTTGATCCTTGATCCTTGATCCTCGAACCTGATTCACATCCCCCACACCAGGTTGACCGCCACCGTGGTGCCGCCGCTGTCGAAGCCATCCGGTTGATGGAGAGGCCAACCGGCGAACAGGTCGTAGCCGAATCCCTTCCAGTTGCCGCGCAGACCCACCAGGCCGCCGACCAGTTCCCGGCCGGGCTGAAAACGGCTGGAAGGGCCGCCGACGCGACCGTAATCGAGGCCGAAATAAAGATCCTGCCCGCTTTTTCCGAGGGGGATGTCGAGGTTGTCGCGCAGGTAGAAACCCCGCTCACCGCTCAGCATCCGGTCGCCGTCGAAACCGCGCACCGTGTAACGGCTGCCGATGGCGAGCTGCTCGGAGCCGAACAGTTGCCGGTCGGCGTACTGGGCGTGCAGGGTCAGGTTGCAACGGATCGGGGTGGATGCTGCCGACAGGGGCGCGGCGAGGTTCAGGTCGAGGGTCTGCAGGCGGTAGAAAAAGCTCGGATCCCCCGGCTGCCTGCCGGGCAGATCGCGGTCGGCGCCGAACCAGCGGCTTCCCCAGTGGTGGGCCAGCTTGAGATCGAGCTGGGCCTTGCCGAGGTAGAGGCGTTGCTGCAGGGCCGCTTCGGCCTCGGTCAGGTTGCGGCGCTGCACCAGGATTTCGCTGTCGTCGATGAAACTGTGGCTGCGTCGTCGGCGCACCCCGAGGAGAAGCTCGCCTTTCTGCCGCTGTCCACGCCACAGGGTGCGGGTCAGGGTGGCACCGAATCGTTCACTCTCGCCGCTTGATGTGAAACTCTGGTTGCTGCCGTTGACCCGCTGGCGGTAGTGATAGCGGCTCGCTTCGCACTCCAGCCGCCACCAGCCCCAGGGAATCGACCAGTCCAGGCGCAGATCGTCAGCGCTTTTGCCGTCGCTGCTGCGCCTGGCGCTGTCCTGGTAGCCGATTTCAAGACTGTCGTTGAGTCTCAGCGGGGTATCGAACTGCAGCGTGGCGCCGGCCAGCCAGCGGCCGGTGTCGTTGCTGCCGGAGTTGTCGAGTGACAGCAGCAGCCGCAGCGGCCGTGAACGGTGGATGGTGATGCGGATGTCGCTTTCCCCCGGCAGGTCTCCGGGCAGCAGATCGAAGCGGACATCCTGACCGGCGACCCGTAGCATCTGCTCCAGCCCCTGTTCCAGGTCGCGGAGGTTGAGCAGGTCGCCCGGCTTGAACGGCAGGGCGTTGCGGCTGAACCCGTGGATGTCTCCGGCGGGGAGCAGGTTGCGGATCAGGCCGGGAATCAGTTCCAGTCGCAGAACTCCGGAAGAGAGATCCTGTTCCGGGATGGCTATGCGGGTGGTGGTGAAGCCGCGATCGATCAGCAACGCGGTGAGGCGGCGGATGATCAGGTTGATACCGGCCGTACCGAGGCAACGGCCGCGGTAGCGGCGCAGTTCCTCCTGCAGGAAAAAGAGCCGGCCGCCGGGACGCAGCAGCACGGCGGTGTCGGGATGACGACGAAGAAGGTCCGCGGGGATGGTGAGCCGCAGCCTGTCAATGGTGAAGCAGGGAGATTCGACCGGCAGTTCCGCTGCCGGCGGTGCAACGGTTTCCGGCAGCTGCCGCGTGTCCGGCACTTCGGTCCGTTGTTGGCGGCCGCGCTGGTCACGGCGCTGCCGCAGACGTTGTTCTTCGGTTCCCAGGTTGGTGGCCGCAGACAGCGGGCGGCTGCCGAGCAGAACGAGCAGCAGCAGAAACAGCAGAACTCTGCCGCCGACGCGGACAGAGAAAGGCCCCGCCGTTGCCGGCGGGGCGGCACATCCATGTGCCATCTCCCCCTCCATGGACAATGAAACAGATTTTACGTCCGACCCTATTATTTATGATTCCGGGAAGTTATAGGCCTCAAATTTTTTACTGTCAATGAAAAAATACCAATTCTGTCAGATCTGAGGGTTATTGTAGAATTTGAATATTGGGAGGTTCAGGTTCAGGCTCAAGGATCAAGGTTCGAGGTTCGAGGTTTTAACCTTGCTCCTTGGACCTTGGACCTCGAACCTTGGACCTCGATCCTGACCCAAAATTTGAGATTTTTTTGAGATTTCATCTTTATAATCCCTTCCCGGTTCTTGACCTCCATCGTCAGGCGCCCTAAAGTGCCCTTTTAAACCCTGATCTGAACCCGTCAATCCAGTTCGAATGGAGACTTAACGACATGTCGCAGAAAGTTGCCCTGATCACCGGTATCACCGGCCAGGACGGTGCCTACCTGGCCGAGCTGCTGCTCGGCAAGGGTTACCTCGTGCACGGCCTCAAGCGCCGCGCCTCGCTGTTCAATACCGACCGCATCGACCATCTCTACCAGGACCCGCACATCGAGAATCGCAACTTCATTCTCCACTACGGCGACCTGACCGATTCGACCAACCTGATCCGCATCATCCAGGAAGTGCAGCCGGACGAGATCTACAACCTCGCCGCCATGTCGCACGTCGCGGTCTCCTTCGACACCCCGGAGTACACCGCCAACGCCGACGGCATCGGTACCCTGCGCATCCTCGAAGCGATCCGGCTGCTCGGGCTGGAGAAGAAGACCCGCTTCTACCAGGCCTCCACCTCCGAACTCTACGGCAAGGTGCAGGAGGTGCCGCAGACAGAAAAAACCCCCTTCTATCCGCGTTCCCCCTATGCCGCGGCGAAGATTTACGGCTACTGGATCACCGTCAACTACCGCGAGGCCTACGGCATCTACGCCTGCAACGGCATCCTCTTCAACCACGAATCGCCGTTGCGCGGCGAGACCTTTGTCACCCGCAAGATCACCCGCGCCATGGCCCGCATCTTTCTCGGCCTGCAGGACTGCCTCTATCTCGGCAACATGAACGCCCTGCGCGACTGGGGGCACGCCCGCGACTATGTCGAGATGCAGTGGCTGATGCTGCAGCAGGATGAACCGGACGATTTCGTCATCGCCACCGGCAAGCAGTACTCGGTGCGTGATTTCGTCAACGCCGCCGCCCTTGAGCTCGGCATCAGCCTGCGCTGGGAAGGGGAGGGGGTCGACGAGGTCGGCATTGTTGAAGACGTGAGATGTGAGACGGGAGATGATAGACGGGAAACCCCTT
This window encodes:
- a CDS encoding ShlB/FhaC/HecB family hemolysin secretion/activation protein, with the translated sequence MAHGCAAPPATAGPFSVRVGGRVLLFLLLLVLLGSRPLSAATNLGTEEQRLRQRRDQRGRQQRTEVPDTRQLPETVAPPAAELPVESPCFTIDRLRLTIPADLLRRHPDTAVLLRPGGRLFFLQEELRRYRGRCLGTAGINLIIRRLTALLIDRGFTTTRIAIPEQDLSSGVLRLELIPGLIRNLLPAGDIHGFSRNALPFKPGDLLNLRDLEQGLEQMLRVAGQDVRFDLLPGDLPGESDIRITIHRSRPLRLLLSLDNSGSNDTGRWLAGATLQFDTPLRLNDSLEIGYQDSARRSSDGKSADDLRLDWSIPWGWWRLECEASRYHYRQRVNGSNQSFTSSGESERFGATLTRTLWRGQRQKGELLLGVRRRRSHSFIDDSEILVQRRNLTEAEAALQQRLYLGKAQLDLKLAHHWGSRWFGADRDLPGRQPGDPSFFYRLQTLDLNLAAPLSAASTPIRCNLTLHAQYADRQLFGSEQLAIGSRYTVRGFDGDRMLSGERGFYLRDNLDIPLGKSGQDLYFGLDYGRVGGPSSRFQPGRELVGGLVGLRGNWKGFGYDLFAGWPLHQPDGFDSGGTTVAVNLVWGM
- the gmd gene encoding GDP-mannose 4,6-dehydratase, with protein sequence MSQKVALITGITGQDGAYLAELLLGKGYLVHGLKRRASLFNTDRIDHLYQDPHIENRNFILHYGDLTDSTNLIRIIQEVQPDEIYNLAAMSHVAVSFDTPEYTANADGIGTLRILEAIRLLGLEKKTRFYQASTSELYGKVQEVPQTEKTPFYPRSPYAAAKIYGYWITVNYREAYGIYACNGILFNHESPLRGETFVTRKITRAMARIFLGLQDCLYLGNMNALRDWGHARDYVEMQWLMLQQDEPDDFVIATGKQYSVRDFVNAAALELGISLRWEGEGVDEVGIVEDVRCETGDDRRETPLKPGDVVVRVDPRYFRPTEVETLLGDPSKAKEKLGWEPKISFEELVAEMVREDLTSAKRDDLVKKHGFKAFDYHE